One region of uncultured Sulfurimonas sp. genomic DNA includes:
- a CDS encoding response regulator: protein MGTIKELKYYAKDLSILVVEDDEALNEQMVEIVSLFFKRVDFAYNGKEALKKYKNNPVDILMTDITMPKMDGVELSKKVKYINNDQSIIIVSAHCHLDYLTAIVDIGIDQFIKKPFEDEELLYRLLKVCENIVLKKSTQTFDEKLFSIKEDSPKTKPKEDAKAKEKIQSVVNKKTLNAQDFLQNINTEASQDIEHLFELVEDLEEFIQLIYINGANREYLNSISIILSKIHTILSQISSMDVMSGVIFDLSSFLEKLDFNSLSNEQINKLNLLDFIYDDISNFIKTVFSEGNTHDVNYLEDSLKSSIEQLEQSMFQKEEQADDDGFELF, encoded by the coding sequence ATGGGCACAATAAAAGAACTAAAATACTACGCAAAAGATTTAAGCATATTGGTTGTTGAAGATGATGAAGCACTAAATGAACAAATGGTTGAGATAGTATCACTCTTTTTTAAGAGAGTTGATTTTGCATACAATGGAAAAGAAGCTTTAAAAAAGTACAAAAACAACCCTGTTGATATATTGATGACAGATATAACCATGCCAAAAATGGATGGTGTAGAGTTATCTAAAAAAGTAAAATACATAAACAATGATCAATCCATAATAATCGTATCCGCCCATTGTCATCTTGATTATTTAACAGCTATCGTAGATATAGGCATTGATCAATTCATAAAAAAACCATTTGAAGATGAAGAACTTTTATATCGACTTTTAAAAGTTTGTGAAAATATAGTTCTAAAAAAATCAACTCAAACATTTGATGAAAAACTATTTAGCATAAAAGAAGACAGCCCTAAAACCAAGCCAAAAGAAGATGCAAAAGCAAAAGAAAAAATACAGAGTGTAGTTAATAAAAAAACGCTAAATGCTCAAGACTTTTTACAAAACATTAACACTGAAGCGAGTCAAGACATAGAGCATCTTTTTGAGTTAGTAGAAGATCTTGAAGAGTTTATTCAACTTATCTATATAAATGGAGCTAATCGTGAGTACTTAAACTCCATAAGTATAATCCTTAGTAAAATACATACTATTCTCTCTCAAATAAGTTCTATGGATGTAATGTCTGGGGTTATTTTTGATTTATCCTCTTTTTTAGAAAAACTAGATTTTAACTCTCTAAGCAACGAACAAATAAATAAATTAAACCTTTTAGATTTTATATATGATGATATTTCAAACTTTATAAAAACAGTCTTTAGTGAGGGAAACACTCATGATGTAAACTATCTTGAAGACTCTCTTAAGAGCTCCATAGAACAACTTGAACAAAGTATGTTTCAAAAAGAGGAACAAGCAGACGATGATGGTTTTGAGCTTTTTTAA
- a CDS encoding PhnD/SsuA/transferrin family substrate-binding protein: protein MTNLVQKIFFMICFLLISTSIFAQNIRVINFAPLPTKKASKNIEDFLPMNSYLKEKLSIDIKYVYKDDYQEILNGFKDGSIDMAYLGPLPFLALRDEYMFVKPIISFKEKNGSSKYRCVLAKFKNDKFDKNSKIKVALTQPLSTCGYLMTNLLLKENFNIELKKQKYDYKMSHTNALTSVAKGEFLIAGAKESIAKKYSSLGIEIIAKSKLIPGFCLVVNTQTLSLGQIKEIEDALFSLPQEKYKSWKGVTAYGVEKTNIDDYKELNIDYSIPHSGNIK, encoded by the coding sequence ATGACAAATTTAGTACAAAAAATATTTTTTATGATTTGTTTTTTACTTATCTCAACTTCTATTTTTGCCCAAAATATAAGAGTTATAAACTTTGCTCCTCTTCCTACAAAAAAAGCTTCTAAAAATATAGAAGACTTTTTACCTATGAATTCCTACTTAAAAGAAAAACTCTCTATTGACATAAAATACGTTTACAAAGATGATTATCAAGAAATTTTAAATGGTTTTAAAGATGGAAGCATAGATATGGCATATCTTGGTCCACTTCCGTTTTTAGCTTTAAGAGATGAATATATGTTTGTAAAACCTATCATCAGTTTTAAAGAAAAAAATGGTTCTAGCAAATACAGATGCGTTCTTGCAAAGTTTAAAAATGACAAATTTGACAAAAACTCCAAAATAAAAGTAGCTTTAACTCAACCACTCTCAACTTGTGGCTACCTTATGACAAATCTACTTTTAAAAGAAAATTTTAACATTGAGTTAAAAAAACAAAAATACGACTACAAAATGTCTCATACAAATGCTTTAACTTCAGTTGCAAAAGGTGAGTTTCTTATAGCTGGAGCAAAAGAGAGCATCGCTAAAAAATACAGCTCTTTGGGTATTGAAATTATTGCAAAGAGTAAACTTATACCAGGATTTTGTTTAGTGGTAAACACTCAAACTCTCTCTCTAGGACAAATTAAAGAGATAGAAGATGCTCTTTTTAGCCTTCCCCAAGAAAAATACAAAAGCTGGAAAGGTGTCACCGCTTATGGTGTTGAAAAAACAAATATAGATGACTATAAAGAACTAAACATTGACTACAGTATCCCACATTCAGGAAATATAAAATGA